A genomic window from Candidatus Ancaeobacter aquaticus includes:
- a CDS encoding radical SAM protein: MKKILLINPKRVGRGQSSVNYMSATPLALPLLASMVPSDFEVSIIDENNQHIDYDQNVDLVGISVMLHVGPQAISIAQEFKKRNVPVVMGGFFPSLWPEKAAPYVDSIVRGEGEHLWLHLLDDLKNDRPLKPIYKQDGYIDLKETPIVKREFMQGADCYHVETTRGCPYACDYCSVSRFYGKTYRHRPIKDVVKQLEQLTDKPVFFVDDNIAADTKYAKELFRKIAHLNIVWSGQFTLFSAKDTELLDLAYKSGCKFLFAGIETLNKQNLEDVNKSWAQPEKYPDYIKMVHDAGIALYGSFMFGFEHDDASVFEKTLHFAEETKIELALFSAIFPMEGAEFYAQLKRENRVFETDMAKFNGQHATFYPKLMTPEELDEGLLWIWQNFYSKKSIQKRLAHCFSKVSLSNISADGKYSMEEMMVYLNTAFRVAVEDF, from the coding sequence ATGAAAAAGATTTTACTTATAAATCCAAAGCGGGTCGGAAGAGGGCAGTCATCAGTTAACTATATGTCTGCAACACCTCTTGCTCTTCCTCTTTTAGCAAGTATGGTCCCGTCTGATTTCGAAGTCAGTATTATAGACGAGAATAACCAGCATATCGACTATGATCAGAATGTCGATCTTGTAGGTATTTCCGTTATGCTTCATGTTGGGCCACAAGCTATTTCTATTGCGCAAGAATTTAAAAAAAGAAATGTACCGGTTGTAATGGGAGGGTTTTTTCCGTCATTATGGCCGGAAAAAGCAGCCCCATATGTTGACTCTATTGTGAGGGGCGAGGGTGAGCATTTATGGCTTCATTTGCTTGATGATTTAAAAAATGATCGGCCTTTAAAACCGATATACAAGCAAGATGGGTATATTGATCTTAAGGAAACACCAATTGTTAAAAGAGAATTTATGCAGGGAGCTGACTGTTATCATGTAGAAACAACCAGAGGGTGTCCCTATGCGTGTGATTATTGTTCAGTATCCAGGTTTTATGGTAAGACGTATCGGCATCGTCCAATAAAAGATGTTGTGAAACAGCTTGAACAGCTCACCGATAAACCGGTATTTTTTGTTGATGATAATATTGCGGCTGATACGAAATATGCTAAAGAGTTATTCAGGAAAATTGCACATCTTAATATAGTGTGGAGCGGGCAGTTTACACTGTTTAGCGCGAAAGATACTGAACTCCTTGATTTAGCATACAAGAGCGGATGCAAGTTTCTCTTTGCCGGCATTGAAACATTAAATAAACAGAATCTAGAAGATGTTAATAAGTCGTGGGCGCAGCCTGAAAAATATCCGGATTATATTAAAATGGTTCATGACGCGGGAATAGCTCTTTACGGATCTTTTATGTTTGGTTTTGAACATGATGATGCGAGTGTATTTGAAAAGACACTCCATTTTGCCGAGGAGACAAAAATTGAGCTTGCACTGTTCTCAGCGATATTTCCTATGGAAGGAGCTGAGTTTTACGCGCAACTCAAGAGAGAAAATAGAGTATTCGAAACTGATATGGCAAAATTTAATGGTCAGCATGCAACATTTTATCCAAAATTGATGACGCCTGAAGAACTTGATGAGGGGCTCTTATGGATATGGCAAAATTTCTACTCAAAGAAAAGTATTCAAAAACGTTTAGCACACTGCTTCAGCAAAGTCAGCTTATCTAATATTTCCGCTGATGGAAAATACTCTATGGAAGAAATGATGGTGTATTTGAACACTGCCTTCAGAGTAGCCGTAGAGGATTTCTAG
- a CDS encoding tetratricopeptide repeat protein, producing the protein MHDILNNIQDIVGLLPVAMIFGASKSVAAFNKACKLAKSGKYKEAIEETKNAIALDPKFADAYYNLGEFYGKTGDKDLSNQYYKKYLEVSPNASDKDIVKERIIKLEGNEDTLYYNKGLECLQNKKIDEAIEQFKKVISINAKHTAACNSLGICYQEKEQYEDALKEFNEVVLINPEFPGIHYNLGNIYVLRGEADTAIEEYRKGIEINPEDIDTFYNLGNLYLSKEMFEDAQSQFKKILEIDPNESDAQSFLDEIAQEKKKTSQEEKAVKQKDKKTEDVDAAEEASKIAKEKEAAQRMAIEKAEEERKAREKAEAEKSQRDKEEKARLEKEKEAAVKLEKEKAEAEKRAQEKVEEEKKMREKLEKELAEKERVAQEIEKELAEKDRMAQEAEKESKKKAVKEKQEFEETEKKSREKLEKELKEKEKEQAVALEKMKAEIDTLVKEKEEALKEVDAKAEAQKQAEAKASEERQAREQVEKEAQEKLKVETQRLEKEKQEADRLLNEKRAEEERIAKEQGDTEKIQQVKAEKARMMLEKMQAELGKKEEGAKKQKRIEDKIEDLKSRITPTDIKGRGELADLYVSQKRFEEATVPLKEILGLHPEYPDINCKLGKLYVNIGQLEEAISHFKLALTVNPRYGDAHRALASVYMNMGQIDKAAEELAVISDLEKGNDIKTDKEEPTKVVSEEIDPDLMSKKLHNLRKLFDDGIITEAEFKERKKKLLENF; encoded by the coding sequence ATGCACGATATACTTAATAATATACAAGATATTGTCGGGCTATTGCCTGTTGCAATGATCTTTGGAGCGTCTAAGAGTGTTGCAGCATTTAATAAGGCATGCAAACTTGCTAAATCAGGAAAATATAAAGAAGCAATTGAAGAAACAAAGAATGCAATAGCGTTAGATCCTAAATTTGCTGATGCATACTATAATCTTGGAGAGTTTTACGGTAAAACAGGTGATAAAGACTTGTCAAATCAGTATTATAAAAAGTATCTTGAGGTATCTCCTAATGCGTCCGACAAAGATATTGTCAAAGAACGTATTATTAAGCTTGAAGGTAATGAAGATACCCTGTATTACAATAAAGGTCTTGAATGTCTGCAAAACAAAAAAATAGATGAAGCAATTGAACAATTTAAGAAGGTCATTTCTATCAACGCGAAACATACTGCTGCATGTAATTCTCTTGGTATATGTTATCAGGAGAAAGAACAATATGAAGATGCTTTAAAAGAGTTCAATGAAGTTGTGCTTATTAATCCTGAGTTTCCTGGCATACACTACAACCTTGGAAATATTTATGTTCTGCGAGGTGAGGCTGATACTGCTATTGAAGAATATCGCAAGGGTATAGAGATTAATCCTGAAGATATAGATACTTTTTACAATCTTGGTAATCTTTACCTTTCTAAAGAAATGTTTGAAGATGCCCAATCGCAGTTTAAAAAGATATTAGAAATCGATCCAAATGAGTCTGATGCACAATCATTCCTTGATGAGATTGCTCAGGAGAAGAAGAAAACTTCTCAAGAAGAAAAAGCAGTAAAGCAAAAAGATAAAAAGACTGAAGACGTAGATGCGGCTGAAGAGGCGAGTAAAATTGCAAAAGAAAAGGAAGCGGCCCAGCGTATGGCGATAGAGAAGGCTGAAGAAGAACGCAAAGCTCGAGAAAAAGCGGAAGCTGAAAAATCTCAAAGAGATAAAGAGGAAAAAGCGCGGCTGGAGAAGGAAAAAGAAGCAGCTGTCAAACTTGAAAAAGAAAAAGCAGAAGCTGAGAAGCGCGCGCAGGAAAAAGTCGAAGAAGAAAAGAAAATGCGCGAAAAGCTTGAAAAAGAGTTGGCAGAGAAAGAGCGCGTAGCGCAAGAGATAGAAAAAGAATTGGCAGAAAAAGATCGAATGGCGCAAGAGGCCGAAAAAGAATCGAAGAAGAAGGCAGTAAAAGAAAAACAAGAGTTTGAAGAAACCGAAAAGAAGTCCCGCGAAAAACTTGAGAAGGAGCTTAAAGAGAAAGAAAAGGAACAAGCCGTTGCACTTGAAAAAATGAAAGCGGAAATTGACACGCTTGTAAAAGAAAAAGAAGAAGCACTTAAGGAAGTAGATGCAAAAGCAGAAGCACAAAAGCAAGCTGAAGCAAAAGCGTCAGAAGAGAGACAAGCACGTGAACAAGTTGAAAAAGAAGCGCAAGAAAAGTTGAAAGTTGAAACCCAGCGACTTGAAAAAGAGAAGCAAGAAGCAGACCGTTTACTGAACGAAAAGAGAGCTGAAGAAGAGCGCATAGCAAAAGAACAGGGTGATACTGAAAAAATACAGCAGGTTAAAGCGGAAAAAGCGCGTATGATGCTTGAAAAGATGCAGGCAGAATTAGGCAAAAAAGAAGAAGGTGCGAAAAAGCAAAAACGTATTGAAGATAAAATTGAGGATCTGAAATCTCGTATTACACCGACAGATATTAAGGGCCGGGGAGAACTAGCTGATTTATATGTTTCACAAAAGCGGTTTGAGGAGGCAACAGTTCCCTTGAAAGAAATATTGGGGTTGCATCCCGAATATCCGGATATTAATTGTAAGCTTGGCAAGCTATATGTCAATATTGGACAGTTAGAGGAAGCAATATCTCATTTTAAGCTGGCACTGACGGTGAATCCACGCTACGGAGATGCTCATCGTGCGCTTGCATCAGTATATATGAATATGGGGCAAATTGACAAGGCGGCTGAGGAACTTGCCGTTATTAGTGATCTGGAAAAAGGAAACGACATAAAGACTGATAAAGAAGAACCGACAAAAGTAGTATCTGAAGAGATTGATCCTGATCTGATGAGTAAAAAATTGCATAATTTGCGAAAGTTATTTGATGATGGTATTATTACCGAAGCAGAGTTTAAAGAAAGAAAAAAGAAACTCCTTGAGAATTTTTAA
- the fabF gene encoding beta-ketoacyl-ACP synthase II, whose protein sequence is MSVKMDRRIVVTGVGMVTPLGVGVEENWQRMCKSESGVDYITLFDASHFPTNIAGEIKNFDFKRYYPHNQRVEFTGRNTQFAILAADIAFKDAGLDSVKIDPRRFGIYLGSGEGKQDFFNFVEIIGKSYDGTSVSSAKFLELGLEKFHPYMEIEQEPNMAAGHLAEIFGARGPNTNCLTACAASSQSLGEAAEIIRTGKADIMISGGTHSMIHPLGVTGFNLLTAISTRNDEPQKASRPFDRQRDGFIIGEGAGILILEELEHALNRGARIYGEMAGYGTTADAYRLTDAHPEGRGAIAAMRMALDKAGLVPGDIDYINAHGTSTVVNDRVETLAIKKVFEENAYNIPISSIKSMLGHLIAAAGAVELIVCLLAMRDGIVPPTINYENPDPNCDLDYVPNTARKKEVNVALSNSFGFGGQNVSLIIKKYK, encoded by the coding sequence ATGAGTGTAAAAATGGACAGAAGAATAGTTGTTACTGGTGTAGGAATGGTGACTCCGCTCGGTGTGGGAGTTGAGGAAAACTGGCAGAGGATGTGTAAAAGTGAATCAGGGGTGGATTATATTACGCTTTTTGATGCATCGCATTTTCCTACCAATATTGCCGGGGAAATTAAAAACTTTGATTTCAAGCGGTATTATCCTCATAATCAAAGGGTTGAGTTTACTGGTCGAAACACTCAGTTTGCCATACTGGCTGCGGATATAGCGTTTAAAGATGCGGGCCTGGATTCAGTAAAGATTGATCCACGTCGATTTGGTATATATCTTGGTTCAGGTGAAGGGAAACAAGATTTTTTTAATTTTGTGGAGATAATCGGTAAATCATATGATGGGACATCTGTCAGTTCCGCAAAATTTCTGGAACTGGGATTAGAGAAATTTCATCCATACATGGAAATCGAACAAGAGCCCAATATGGCAGCAGGGCATCTCGCGGAAATATTTGGTGCACGCGGGCCAAATACAAATTGTCTCACTGCATGTGCTGCAAGTAGCCAATCTCTTGGTGAAGCAGCGGAAATTATCCGAACAGGCAAAGCCGATATTATGATAAGCGGCGGCACGCATTCTATGATCCATCCGCTCGGTGTTACCGGTTTTAATTTGCTCACTGCTATTTCTACCCGTAACGATGAACCTCAAAAAGCAAGCAGGCCTTTTGATAGACAGCGAGACGGGTTTATTATTGGTGAAGGCGCGGGCATTCTCATACTTGAAGAGTTAGAGCATGCATTGAACAGGGGGGCTCGTATTTATGGTGAAATGGCCGGTTATGGAACAACAGCTGATGCCTATCGTCTGACAGATGCACATCCTGAAGGGAGAGGCGCCATAGCGGCAATGAGAATGGCTCTTGATAAAGCGGGACTGGTTCCGGGTGATATTGATTATATTAATGCGCATGGGACATCGACGGTGGTAAATGATCGTGTCGAGACATTAGCGATAAAAAAGGTTTTTGAGGAAAACGCATACAACATTCCAATAAGTTCTATAAAATCGATGCTTGGGCATCTTATCGCAGCAGCGGGCGCAGTAGAGTTAATCGTATGCTTACTCGCAATGAGAGACGGTATTGTTCCTCCAACAATAAATTATGAAAATCCTGATCCTAACTGTGATCTTGATTATGTTCCAAATACTGCCCGCAAAAAAGAAGTCAACGTTGCGCTCTCTAATTCATTCGGTTTTGGCGGGCAAAATGTATCATTAATAATAAAAAAGTATAAATAA
- a CDS encoding tetratricopeptide repeat protein — protein MRSVYGIDTLSRGIEYYNKGLIKRAEDSFKDALMQNSRSETAYYYLGVISIMRDEYDQAIDYLIRLTEYNYFYKGVHYCLGIAYKKKNDFQKALQEFDRSIKNYPTAKAYFNIGVIHSQRHEYDQAVYAFKKSLSLDRNNVYSRYNLANIYESQGKYRDALTEYNKVLRKRPKYISAYYRKGRALMAMKRYNEAVIEFMRTIELDENFSSGYLGVAMAYEELKRVDDANTYYKKYAQKETNEIKRSQALQKAHDVLYEVKFVDDGAL, from the coding sequence GTGAGGAGTGTCTACGGTATAGATACCTTGTCACGTGGTATCGAGTATTATAATAAAGGACTCATTAAACGTGCAGAGGACAGTTTTAAAGATGCCTTAATGCAGAATTCTCGATCAGAGACAGCATATTATTACTTAGGGGTGATAAGTATTATGCGTGATGAGTATGATCAGGCAATTGACTACCTCATAAGACTTACTGAGTATAATTATTTTTATAAAGGGGTACATTATTGTTTAGGTATTGCGTATAAGAAAAAAAACGATTTTCAAAAAGCGTTACAGGAATTTGATCGATCGATAAAGAATTATCCAACAGCAAAGGCGTACTTTAATATAGGAGTTATCCATTCACAGCGGCATGAATATGATCAAGCGGTATATGCGTTTAAGAAATCACTCAGTCTTGACCGTAACAATGTATATTCGAGATATAATCTTGCAAATATATATGAGTCACAGGGAAAATACAGGGATGCCCTGACGGAATACAATAAAGTATTGAGAAAACGACCAAAATATATTTCGGCGTATTACCGTAAAGGGAGAGCGCTTATGGCTATGAAGCGCTACAATGAGGCAGTGATAGAATTTATGCGTACGATTGAATTAGATGAGAATTTTTCTTCCGGCTATCTCGGTGTTGCAATGGCATATGAAGAACTGAAAAGAGTTGATGATGCGAATACGTATTACAAAAAGTATGCACAGAAAGAAACCAATGAGATAAAGAGATCTCAAGCGTTGCAAAAAGCACATGATGTTCTCTATGAAGTAAAGTTTGTAGATGACGGGGCATTATAA
- a CDS encoding glycosyltransferase, translating into MSAILYYTFLIISLVGIAIWIDRYLETHRSVAKDPKLNIDSYTQHSDSLPFISVLIPALNEEKNIGTCLSSLMNQQYPHFEVIVINDRSTDNTRSIVEDFQKKYSNITLINNDQLHEGWSGKNYALNKGVAHAKGQWYLFTDADTYHHPQSLFQSTSYVIDKKVDMLTLIPYLEGISFWEKLLQPIAGAILLVSFPIKYSNNPKKKTAFANGQYILINKDVYHSFGGHEALKSCLLEDIAMAKIVKTSGYSLNVAVSPDVYKTRMYKNFKEIWNGWTRIFHIIYDKRISLIFLNALLLFVFSLLPLFLMLFCIIFFIITREIDIPILILLVVTIIEIIFIRLTTFRFYRLAKMNPYISLLNPLGCIIMLGVLMNAILKTFSKKGMTWRGTTYQKV; encoded by the coding sequence ATGAGTGCTATTTTATATTACACTTTTCTCATTATTTCATTGGTTGGTATTGCTATATGGATAGACCGGTATCTTGAAACTCACAGAAGTGTCGCGAAAGACCCCAAACTCAATATTGACTCGTATACACAACATTCTGATAGTCTTCCTTTCATATCCGTCCTTATCCCTGCATTAAATGAAGAAAAGAATATCGGCACCTGCCTCTCCTCACTTATGAATCAACAATACCCGCATTTTGAGGTTATTGTCATAAATGACCGTTCCACTGATAACACTCGCTCAATTGTTGAAGATTTTCAAAAAAAATATTCCAATATCACCCTTATTAATAACGACCAACTACATGAAGGATGGTCTGGAAAAAATTATGCGCTTAACAAAGGGGTCGCGCACGCAAAAGGCCAGTGGTATCTTTTTACCGATGCTGATACATATCATCATCCCCAAAGTCTTTTTCAATCTACAAGCTATGTCATAGATAAAAAAGTGGATATGCTTACTTTGATTCCCTACCTCGAAGGCATAAGCTTTTGGGAAAAACTTTTACAACCCATTGCGGGAGCAATTCTTCTTGTATCATTTCCGATAAAATATTCCAATAACCCAAAAAAGAAAACAGCATTCGCCAACGGACAATACATCTTGATCAATAAAGACGTATACCATTCATTCGGTGGTCATGAAGCGCTAAAAAGTTGCCTACTTGAAGATATCGCCATGGCTAAAATAGTTAAAACGAGCGGATACTCACTCAATGTCGCGGTGAGCCCCGATGTTTACAAGACTAGAATGTATAAGAATTTTAAGGAAATATGGAATGGATGGACAAGAATATTTCATATTATTTACGACAAAAGAATATCACTGATATTCCTGAATGCATTACTCTTATTTGTCTTTTCACTTCTTCCGCTTTTCTTAATGTTATTCTGCATTATCTTCTTTATTATTACTCGAGAAATAGACATCCCTATTCTTATCCTTCTAGTTGTAACCATTATTGAAATCATTTTCATACGCTTAACCACATTTCGGTTCTATAGGCTGGCCAAAATGAACCCTTACATATCACTCTTAAATCCACTAGGATGCATTATCATGCTCGGAGTGCTTATGAATGCCATACTAAAAACATTCTCTAAAAAAGGCATGACCTGGCGAGGAACAACATATCAGAAAGTGTAA
- a CDS encoding NAD(P)/FAD-dependent oxidoreductase yields MPTYDRLLSGFTIGSMTIPNRIIMPAMETHLADSKGYITDEIISYYRYRARGGVGLIIFENTGVAMSGRVNKGMACIHDDSYIPGFQKLCDAVHEEGGKIALQLSHAGRQTLSDFTGSDPLAPSAISCPVLREEPKELAVDEIHDLVESFAQSALRAQKAGADAVEFHMAHGYLVCQFLSPYSNIRSDMYGGSTENRCRFSVEIIARTRELVGQTFPIICRISADEYVDGGIDIDEAKKIAAILGACQIDALNVSACNYESAHLNMPCYYRPEGCFVHLSREIKRTVSLPVFAVGRIRRPQMAEDIISRGDADCVCMGRVLIADPFLPKKIADGRESHIRPCLSCNRCIESITRGKMVCVVNPYIGIEVDSEKKSAVEKKNICIVGAGPAGMQAALSLFQDGHSVTLFEKENDVGGQMAIAGLPPGKESILEFKDYLKREVEEAQIEVVLGKECQADDIVSRNPDVVVIATGSTHHFPPLPGLDTVKAYSVKDALCNPSEMGDRIVIIGGGPEGAELADFLVEKGKKVTIIEMRRLVGLGLPSGVRALLEPKIEEEGVTLLRKTKVVNFDQGSIEIYNRKLGTSHIRDFDSVVIAVHHESNNKLYLDLEGKVKELYLIGDAKEPRLIKEAVSEGNHVPFLVEQQKVGV; encoded by the coding sequence ATGCCGACATATGATAGATTGTTAAGTGGTTTTACCATAGGGTCTATGACTATACCTAATCGTATTATTATGCCTGCTATGGAAACGCATTTGGCTGATAGTAAAGGTTATATTACCGATGAAATAATATCATATTATCGATATCGTGCGCGTGGCGGGGTAGGGCTTATCATTTTTGAAAATACCGGGGTTGCAATGTCCGGAAGAGTAAATAAAGGTATGGCATGTATTCACGATGATTCTTATATACCGGGCTTTCAGAAATTATGTGATGCGGTTCATGAAGAAGGCGGAAAAATAGCGTTGCAGCTTTCACATGCGGGAAGGCAAACGCTTTCTGATTTTACCGGCAGTGACCCCTTAGCACCATCGGCTATTTCCTGTCCGGTATTACGCGAAGAACCGAAAGAACTAGCGGTAGATGAAATACACGATCTCGTGGAATCGTTTGCCCAAAGCGCGCTGCGAGCGCAAAAAGCTGGAGCAGATGCTGTTGAATTTCATATGGCACATGGATACCTTGTATGTCAATTTCTATCGCCATATTCAAATATTCGTAGTGATATGTATGGGGGGAGCACTGAAAATCGCTGCCGATTTTCAGTAGAGATTATTGCCCGGACAAGAGAGCTTGTAGGTCAAACATTTCCAATCATTTGCCGTATAAGTGCAGATGAATATGTTGATGGGGGCATTGATATTGATGAGGCAAAAAAGATTGCAGCTATTCTTGGAGCGTGTCAAATTGATGCGTTGAATGTTTCGGCATGTAATTATGAGTCTGCGCATCTTAATATGCCCTGCTATTACCGCCCGGAAGGTTGTTTTGTGCATCTCTCCAGAGAAATTAAGCGTACGGTATCATTACCTGTTTTTGCAGTAGGGAGAATCCGTCGCCCACAAATGGCTGAAGACATTATTTCCCGAGGTGATGCTGATTGTGTCTGTATGGGCCGAGTTCTTATTGCTGATCCTTTTTTACCAAAAAAGATAGCAGACGGCAGAGAGTCTCATATACGACCATGTTTGTCTTGTAATCGTTGTATTGAAAGTATCACCAGAGGAAAGATGGTATGTGTGGTTAATCCATATATAGGTATAGAAGTTGACAGTGAGAAGAAAAGTGCTGTGGAAAAAAAGAATATATGTATTGTAGGTGCAGGACCTGCTGGAATGCAGGCTGCGTTAAGTCTTTTTCAAGATGGCCACTCAGTGACTTTGTTTGAAAAAGAAAATGATGTTGGTGGACAAATGGCCATAGCGGGATTGCCGCCGGGAAAAGAGTCTATTTTAGAGTTTAAAGATTACCTTAAACGAGAGGTAGAGGAAGCCCAGATTGAGGTTGTGCTTGGTAAGGAATGTCAAGCGGATGATATTGTTAGTCGTAATCCCGACGTTGTTGTAATCGCAACGGGGTCTACGCACCATTTCCCGCCTTTACCAGGATTAGATACGGTTAAAGCGTATTCGGTTAAAGATGCGCTTTGTAATCCTTCGGAAATGGGAGATCGCATTGTTATTATCGGTGGTGGTCCTGAGGGGGCAGAACTAGCAGATTTTCTTGTTGAAAAAGGTAAAAAGGTAACTATTATTGAAATGAGACGATTGGTTGGTCTTGGACTTCCTTCGGGGGTACGTGCCCTTTTAGAGCCTAAGATTGAAGAAGAGGGTGTAACATTATTACGCAAAACAAAAGTAGTAAATTTCGATCAAGGGTCAATAGAGATCTATAATCGCAAACTGGGAACAAGTCATATAAGGGATTTTGATTCAGTTGTGATTGCTGTTCATCATGAAAGTAACAATAAGCTATATCTTGATCTTGAAGGAAAAGTAAAAGAGCTGTATTTAATAGGTGATGCGAAAGAACCACGTTTAATTAAAGAAGCCGTTTCTGAAGGAAATCATGTTCCGTTTTTGGTGGAACAACAAAAAGTGGGTGTATAA
- the cysE gene encoding serine O-acetyltransferase, with product MFKILRDDFSAVIDRDPAARGLSGKIEIILCYSGFHALICHRINHYLHTTLKIPVIPRLLAQIARFFTGIEIHPGAQIGKSFFIDHGMGVVIGETTIIGDNVTLYQCATLGGVGYIKGKRHPTIGNNVTVGAGAKVLGNIVIGNNVNIGSGSVVIKDVPNDCTVVGVPASIVRKKGEKVPSVKLDHADLPDPIAERLGLIQQEIDCIDDHIKCFKEECTIRKALDKLNERDKTP from the coding sequence ATGTTTAAAATACTTAGAGATGATTTTAGCGCAGTTATCGATCGTGATCCCGCAGCCCGTGGGTTAAGCGGTAAAATTGAGATTATTTTATGTTACTCAGGTTTTCATGCGCTTATATGTCATCGTATAAATCATTATTTGCACACGACGCTCAAGATACCTGTTATTCCTCGACTGTTGGCACAGATAGCACGGTTTTTTACCGGTATTGAGATTCATCCCGGAGCCCAGATCGGTAAATCATTTTTTATTGACCATGGTATGGGTGTTGTTATAGGTGAAACAACCATTATTGGCGATAATGTTACTCTTTATCAGTGTGCGACTCTTGGCGGTGTGGGGTATATCAAGGGAAAGCGTCATCCGACAATTGGCAATAATGTGACTGTCGGTGCCGGAGCAAAGGTGTTAGGAAATATTGTAATCGGGAATAATGTAAATATTGGATCTGGGTCAGTTGTTATTAAAGATGTCCCCAACGATTGTACTGTTGTGGGAGTTCCTGCGTCGATTGTTCGGAAAAAAGGTGAAAAGGTTCCTTCTGTTAAGCTTGATCATGCTGATCTCCCGGACCCTATTGCAGAACGATTGGGGCTAATTCAGCAAGAGATTGATTGCATTGATGATCATATTAAATGTTTTAAAGAAGAATGTACGATCAGAAAAGCTTTAGATAAACTTAATGAACGGGACAAAACTCCGTAG
- a CDS encoding alpha/beta fold hydrolase, translating to MQYVLIYSLLSFIGLLFLLFVATMIWIVYTSVDGFLRLREPASTIKYVKPEGGESVQFYSADGVMLCGVFMPAKEKDNGTIIFCPEVDADSTSVTKYASFLCDKGYNILSVDFRGHGNSSNLDGYISRQWVSTYEVYDLLGAIEYIKSRSDIDTSRIGLFGVSRGGGAALCTAQECPEIKCVVTDSAFSTKKTLNSYMKKWTSLFLPVTQMPHFMYIILENVVIKVTEIKLGYKLPSVENAIKTRACPLLMIHGQRDTYIGVDQARMLYGYANDPKVLLEVPGARHNESIVINGELYKNRVTDFLHKNL from the coding sequence ATGCAGTATGTACTCATTTATTCCCTTTTAAGTTTTATTGGCCTGTTATTCTTACTATTTGTCGCTACTATGATATGGATAGTGTACACATCAGTTGATGGATTTCTCAGGTTAAGAGAACCCGCCTCAACAATAAAATATGTAAAGCCAGAGGGTGGTGAATCTGTCCAGTTTTATAGCGCTGACGGCGTGATGTTATGCGGCGTTTTTATGCCGGCAAAAGAGAAGGATAACGGGACCATAATTTTTTGTCCTGAAGTTGATGCGGACAGCACGTCGGTCACCAAGTACGCATCTTTTTTGTGTGATAAAGGGTATAATATACTTTCGGTTGATTTTCGTGGCCATGGCAATAGTTCAAATCTTGATGGATACATATCAAGACAGTGGGTGAGCACATATGAAGTCTACGATCTTTTAGGAGCTATTGAGTATATTAAGAGCAGGAGTGATATTGATACCAGTCGTATTGGACTCTTTGGTGTATCGCGTGGAGGGGGTGCGGCATTATGCACTGCACAAGAATGTCCCGAGATAAAATGTGTCGTAACAGACAGTGCGTTTTCGACAAAGAAGACTTTAAACTCATATATGAAGAAATGGACAAGTTTATTTCTACCTGTTACGCAAATGCCTCATTTTATGTATATTATATTGGAAAACGTTGTTATAAAAGTAACTGAGATAAAGTTGGGATACAAACTTCCGTCAGTTGAGAATGCGATTAAAACCCGAGCATGTCCGCTACTTATGATACATGGACAACGTGACACCTATATTGGTGTTGATCAGGCACGGATGCTTTATGGTTATGCTAATGATCCTAAAGTGCTTCTTGAGGTGCCTGGTGCGCGGCATAATGAAAGTATTGTTATTAATGGCGAACTATACAAAAATAGAGTGACTGATTTCTTACATAAAAATTTATGA